The proteins below are encoded in one region of Vespa velutina chromosome 11, iVesVel2.1, whole genome shotgun sequence:
- the LOC124953060 gene encoding 39S ribosomal protein L50, mitochondrial isoform X2 has product MPRTGFRSKTTNARRDVARFASKLSSADDALKQNPKLEATRKSLSAKGFLRSIKSYDPPSDVNERIDKICAGQQISTRDEAKLEGGLSRFKIFAACAEEFKHSVPNSLLCIIETVGDLKEFYHTPVDTATPLETLRRMQLPKNLHVQYEYHRFHPDTDTMFGGKTAFPLSSTLVTGLKYKKKYKGFKLEDPFYQEYKRIK; this is encoded by the exons ATGCCTCGTACAGGATTCCGTTCAAAA ACGACGAACGCACGTCGCGACGTTGCGCGCTTCGCGAGTAAGCTGAGTTCCGCTGACGATGCCTTGAAGCAGAATCCGAAGTTGGAAGCTACCAGGAAGTCTCTTTCCGCGAAAGG atttcTTCGATCAATAAAGTCATACGATCCACCTTCCGACGTAAATGAACGGATTGACAAAATCTGTGCGGGCCAACAAATCTCGACGAGGGACGAGGCGAAGCTCGAGGGCGGTCTTTCGCGCTTTAAAATCTTTGCAGCCTGTGCGGAAGAGTTCAAGCATTCCGTGCCAAATTCGTTGCTTTGCATAATCGAAACGGTCG GAGAtctaaaagaattttatcatACTCCGGTGGACACTGCCACACCACTCGAAACATTACGAAGGATGCAGCTTCCGAAGAACTTACACGTACAATATGAATACCATCGTTTCCATCCTG ATACAGACACGATGTTTGGTGGCAAGACGGCTTTTCCGCTCAGCTCGACTCTCGTCACTGGTTTGAAATACAAGAAGAAATACAAAGGTTTCAAGCTGGAGGATCCATTTTATCAAgaatataaacgaattaaataa
- the LOC124953060 gene encoding 39S ribosomal protein L50, mitochondrial isoform X1: protein MKNMAALIRHASYRIPFKSTSALFAVTTTTNARRDVARFASKLSSADDALKQNPKLEATRKSLSAKGFLRSIKSYDPPSDVNERIDKICAGQQISTRDEAKLEGGLSRFKIFAACAEEFKHSVPNSLLCIIETVGDLKEFYHTPVDTATPLETLRRMQLPKNLHVQYEYHRFHPDTDTMFGGKTAFPLSSTLVTGLKYKKKYKGFKLEDPFYQEYKRIK, encoded by the exons atgaaaaatatGGCGGCGCTCATCAGGCATGCCTCGTACAGGATTCCGTTCAAAAGTACGTCCGCTCTATTTGCGGTTACTACG ACGACGAACGCACGTCGCGACGTTGCGCGCTTCGCGAGTAAGCTGAGTTCCGCTGACGATGCCTTGAAGCAGAATCCGAAGTTGGAAGCTACCAGGAAGTCTCTTTCCGCGAAAGG atttcTTCGATCAATAAAGTCATACGATCCACCTTCCGACGTAAATGAACGGATTGACAAAATCTGTGCGGGCCAACAAATCTCGACGAGGGACGAGGCGAAGCTCGAGGGCGGTCTTTCGCGCTTTAAAATCTTTGCAGCCTGTGCGGAAGAGTTCAAGCATTCCGTGCCAAATTCGTTGCTTTGCATAATCGAAACGGTCG GAGAtctaaaagaattttatcatACTCCGGTGGACACTGCCACACCACTCGAAACATTACGAAGGATGCAGCTTCCGAAGAACTTACACGTACAATATGAATACCATCGTTTCCATCCTG ATACAGACACGATGTTTGGTGGCAAGACGGCTTTTCCGCTCAGCTCGACTCTCGTCACTGGTTTGAAATACAAGAAGAAATACAAAGGTTTCAAGCTGGAGGATCCATTTTATCAAgaatataaacgaattaaataa